Below is a genomic region from Sneathia vaginalis.
TGTAAAAAAATAGCGATATATACAGATTTAAGAGGAGGTACTCCATTTAATATTGCTATTAAAGAAAAAATAATAAATGAAAGGTTAGAAGTAATAGGGGGAGCTAATTTAACTTCAATAATATCTTTTGCTATGGGAAGACTTTTATCCGAGAATTTCAATGAAATGATTAATAATAGTATTATTGAAGGAAGAGAAGAACTCTTGATATATAATAATATAATTGAAAACAATAATTTTGAAGAATAATTTAAAAATGTGTGTGTGGGGGAGATTATTATGAGTTTATTACAAGCTTTTCTAATAGGGATATTTGCCTATTTGGGTTGTAAACGTACGCCATGGTTTTTTGGGATAACAGGTGGTTGGAATATGATTGGAAGACCTTTAGTTGCAGGTTTGATTGTTGGAATAATTTTGGGCGATGTAACTAATGGTATAATTGCAGGTGCTATGGTTCAAGCATTATTTATTGGACAAATAACACCTGGTGGTGCTATGCCAGCTGATGTAAACTGGGCTTCATATATTGGAATACCATTAGCGTTAGCTGCTGGTGGTGGAGGAGCTGAAGCTGTTGCATTATCAGTACCATTAAGTTTATTAGGATTAGGAGTATTTAATTTTATAATGACAATTAATACTTATTTTCCTTTATTAGGTGATAAGGCTGCTAGCAAAGGAGATGGAAGAGGTATTCATAGAGCAACATATTTAGCGGCAGTACCAAGTGCAATTTTAAGAATAGGTTCAGCATTTCTAATTTGTTATTTTGGAACACCTTTTGCAGAATCATTAATTAGTGCAATGCCATCTCAAGTACTTCATTTCTTTGAAGTTGCTGGAAGAATGTTGCCAGCAATTGGATTTGCAATGTTATTAAAACAATCATTATCCAAAACTTGGATGATAGTATTATTTTTATTAGGTTGGGTATTAATGATATCAACAAGTATGACTATAACAGCTCTTGCGACATTTGCTTTAGCAATAGCATTTATATTTGTTAAATCTGAAGGAAATAGCCAAAATATAGTTACTAATGTTGATAATAATACATTAAATGTGGAGGATGATTGCTATGAAGACTGATGAAAGAAAAAAATTAACTAAAAAGGATATAAGAAAAGCTGCATGGTCATATATTTTCTTTGGACAAGCAACACAAAATTTTGAGCGTATGATGGGACTTGGATATTGCCATGTTATGGAACCAATACTCAAAAAATTATATAAAGATGACAAAGAAGAATACATAAAAGGATTACAAAGACACATGCAATTTTTTAATACAGAGTCACAATTAGGTTCAATAATACCAGGTATTACAATTGCAATGGAAGAGTCAAGAGCTAATGGAGAAGATGTTTCTGAAGAATTAATAGTAAATACTAAAAACGCATTAATGGGGCCTTTTGCAGGTATTGGTGATTCTATGTTAATAGGAACTTGGAATCCTATTTTACTTAGTATTGGAATGGGTATGTGTATGTTGGATGGAAACCCAATGGGTCCAATATTTTTCATGATAACATGGTTGCTTTCAGTACTTGCTTTACAATTATATCTATTCCACAAAGGGTATGAAATGGGAATAGGTCTTGCTAATGAATTTTTTAGTAATAAAGAATTAGCTAATAAAATTTCAAAAGGTTTAACAACGGTTGGTCTTGTTATCATAGGTGGTGTTGCAGCAACAACCGTTAGAGCAAAAGTTATTTACTCATTTGTTAGTGGAGAAATGAAAATACCATTACAATCACAAATATTTGATAGAATAATGCCTACTTTATTACCGCTAATAATAACATTAGTAGCATGGTATTTAATGGATAAAAAGAAATATAAACCAACAAGTTTAATTTTATTTGTTATAATATTTGCAGCGATTATGGTTCTTTTAAAAATAATGTAAGGTGATTTGATGGAAATAGTTAATATAAGAATAGATGATAGATTAATTCATGGCCAAGTTGCTACAGTATGGATTAAATTTACAAAAGCAACAAGAATTATGGTTATAGATGATGAAGTTGTTAAAGATCAAATAAATAAAGAAGCCTTAAAAATGGCTTGTCCAAAACAGTGCAAATTATCAATATTAACAGTTGAAAAAGCAGTTAATAATATAAATGAGAGCAAATATGATGGTGAAAGAATTTTTGTGATTGTAAAAGGGCCAAAAACATTATGTAAATTATATGATGCTGGCTTTGATATTAAAGAGTTTAATATAGGAAATATGGCTGGCAATTTAAATACAAAGATGTTAGTAAAATCAGTAAGTGTAAGTGAAGATAACATAAAAGATTTTTTATATTTAGATACTAAAGGTATTAAAATAACAGCACAAATGGTTCCGTCTGATGAAAAAATTAATTTTATAAAAATAATAAAGGAAGTATAGTGATGGAAAGTATAAAAAAAATAAATGAATTTGGAGAGTTTATAATAAACTATAATAAAGAAATTATTGCTGATGGTGAATTAGAATGGAATATTAGAATAAAGTTAAATAAATCTTTAAAAAAAGGTACTAAATTTAAAATTACTTTCCCTGCATATGCTCATCAAAGATCAATAGAATATGTACAAAATATAGACTATTGGAAACCACATTTTATATATGCATATTTTGATTATGAGAAATCTAAGTTAAAAACAAAAATAGAAAAAATAAACTCTGAATTTTCACATGTTTTAAGATGGCCTGATAGTACTAGAATTGCTATTGTTGAAGCAATAACAGATTGGGCAAAAGATGATATCTTAAATATTTATTATGGTGGTATAAATAGAATGTGGTTAAAAGGTTATGCTCCAGCAACAAGATGTATGAATCATGTTACATTTAAAAATGGAACATATTTAAAATATAAAATTGAAATAGCTGAATCTGGAAATGAAGAGTTTAAACAATTAAATGTATTTCCTGAAATTAAAGTAATACCAGATAAAGAAAAGTATTTACTAATTAAAACACCATTAGTAATTGAAAAAAATAAAGAATATGAAATAAAATATATGTATAGTGATAAATTTAAAAATCCAATTTGGGATAATAAAGAGTGTC
It encodes:
- a CDS encoding PTS sugar transporter subunit IIA encodes the protein MFGIVVIGHGKFASGITSSLNLLIGKLDNYVAIDFLENDDINTLEIKFKENLIKLKDCKKIAIYTDLRGGTPFNIAIKEKIINERLEVIGGANLTSIISFAMGRLLSENFNEMINNSIIEGREELLIYNNIIENNNFEE
- a CDS encoding PTS mannose/fructose/sorbose/N-acetylgalactosamine transporter subunit IIC; this translates as MSLLQAFLIGIFAYLGCKRTPWFFGITGGWNMIGRPLVAGLIVGIILGDVTNGIIAGAMVQALFIGQITPGGAMPADVNWASYIGIPLALAAGGGGAEAVALSVPLSLLGLGVFNFIMTINTYFPLLGDKAASKGDGRGIHRATYLAAVPSAILRIGSAFLICYFGTPFAESLISAMPSQVLHFFEVAGRMLPAIGFAMLLKQSLSKTWMIVLFLLGWVLMISTSMTITALATFALAIAFIFVKSEGNSQNIVTNVDNNTLNVEDDCYED
- a CDS encoding PTS system mannose/fructose/sorbose family transporter subunit IID, whose translation is MKTDERKKLTKKDIRKAAWSYIFFGQATQNFERMMGLGYCHVMEPILKKLYKDDKEEYIKGLQRHMQFFNTESQLGSIIPGITIAMEESRANGEDVSEELIVNTKNALMGPFAGIGDSMLIGTWNPILLSIGMGMCMLDGNPMGPIFFMITWLLSVLALQLYLFHKGYEMGIGLANEFFSNKELANKISKGLTTVGLVIIGGVAATTVRAKVIYSFVSGEMKIPLQSQIFDRIMPTLLPLIITLVAWYLMDKKKYKPTSLILFVIIFAAIMVLLKIM
- a CDS encoding PTS system mannose/fructose/N-acetylgalactosamine-transporter subunit IIB; its protein translation is MEIVNIRIDDRLIHGQVATVWIKFTKATRIMVIDDEVVKDQINKEALKMACPKQCKLSILTVEKAVNNINESKYDGERIFVIVKGPKTLCKLYDAGFDIKEFNIGNMAGNLNTKMLVKSVSVSEDNIKDFLYLDTKGIKITAQMVPSDEKINFIKIIKEV